In Brienomyrus brachyistius isolate T26 chromosome 2, BBRACH_0.4, whole genome shotgun sequence, the genomic window caatttactgGTATGCGCCTGTCTAAAAAACTCCagtctggctcttccctgcttctcattgacgaagggcttcttccttgccttATAGGACTTCAGCCCCTCTTCTAGGAGCCGGTTATGAATTGTCCTagaagtgcacttcacaccacttaaagTTTCCCATTCTTTCTGAAGGTTACTTGATGGCAACCTCCAGTTCATAAGAAACCAGAATTAAACCGGAATTTAATTTTactgttgtatttttttttaaaatatggaCTGGTCTCATTTTTTAAgagctctatctatctatctatctatctatctatctatctatctatctatctatctatctatctatctatctatctatctatctatctatctatctatctatctatctaaattaacaaaaaaaaatcaatgctaTCTTAACTTTGCACACCCAGTTCTACCCTTTGAATGTTCTAATTCAATTACATTCCATTATacttaataaataaaacatgcaaATAGCAAATTAATTTGTGTCATTTCATTCTTTGTAGTGGGAGTTTCGTTGGTTGTACACGATTAGTGATGAAAATAAAGCTACAGTCAGCAGTAAGTGATTGAGTTTGTCTGGCTCCCGAGTCTCTGCTCTCTTTTTTGATGTGTTTTTTCCTACACAGCTACGAAAAGCAGGCCATGCTGAAGCAGCAACCTGTCGCACTGCCTTTATGTTGATTAAGGAAAACTGtctgttcttttaaaacttTATATTGCCCAGGATAACAGATGTGAACACAAAGTCCATTTGCGCTGCGTGTTTTCTTTCTATTATTCTTCTGCTGTTTTATGCAAATACATTTCCTTTCTGTCCCCAAATTTGacatattttattgttttgtcaGCCCCTTCGATGTGAAGAAAATCAATTGTGGCCACAGCTTTCTTCCCAGGCCTGATATTCTTTGATATTGTTCTCTAGAAATCAAACAGACCTCATTGTATATCGGAAAAGGAACAAGTCAGACACTTTTGTGAAGGTCTGAAGGATTACCAACTTTTCCAGAGCTGGATGGCAGATGCAACATCTCAGCTAATTCTGCAGTCTGAGCATAGAGTTGACTCCTTCTGCAACTTTTGGACTCAGTTTGACGATACAATATTTTGTGGCTGCTCGGTGGGTTCCTGTATTTCAGAGCTCCTCTTGAGGATTGAGGATGAAGACATCTACAATCAAATGTCAAATTTACTGATTTTAGAACTGGACAATGTATCACTTTAGGAGACAGTTAACTTCAAAAACGTATATGGTACCACTCATATTGTGAGTTTAAGGGTAAATCGGGTGAATAGATCCATTCTCAACTACTCCATCTTCCAATTTTAACTTTGTTTTCgcgtattgtattttttttttggaaactgGCTCCATTCACTGCTTAACCCAGACTCAATTGCttatatttcagtttattttgctGGGTTTCCAGTcccaaatttttcattggttttGGAAAAACACGACTGTTTCTGTGAGTATGTTTTTCGTGTAACTCTGAATAGTGAAATTACTCCAATAACACGTAAATCCTTCCTTAGTTCCCCTGGATCACATGGTCCTGGATGTTGCACCCTACCTTTACGCTGCACATTCCCTATTTAAATTCATAAGGaaatgtcatccatccatttatccatcatcctattcattttttatattcattttatgTATCTATGCATATGTGACATTGTTAGCTATTTTTTCCTTCATTTAATATTGATATCTATGGTggattatgtattttttatatgcttatctagtgtgctgctgttttctgatttttttccccagcatTTGGAGACGTAAACAAACTAAGAATTTCATTTTGCAGTCACTGCATACATAACAATAAATTGCTCGAATCTTGTAACTTAGCCATAATGGTAAAATTAACCTTTCCATTCCTGTTTCTGATGCGTCGTGTAATCCGGCACATGACTTTCCTCTCAATTATCCTACCAGCTTTACAGTTCACCAATCTGTGGGGTCATTTAGGACCAAACTCCTTCTTTCCATTCTAGTCGATTTCTGATTGCGTGATGTCATTGCCTCTCTCCCATGCTGAAGGTGACATGGCTGTTTTGTACAGCTTGTACCCAAATAACCTTTTCTTCCTACCCATCGCTATGTCCTGTGGATGTATTCTCTACCCAGCCTGAGGTCTTGCAGATATTTACTAATTTAGGGTAAAGATCACCGTAACAGGCCTTTTCTAACATCAGTATATAATTATGCTTGATCCCTCATATCTATTCACATTCCTGCATTAAGTATCACTCAGGGATCTGCTTTTTGCATGTTGCTATACATGCTGTGTGCAACAACAATACAGTAAATgtcttctattctattctattctattctattctattttattcatccattttctcaaCTTCCTCCTAACTTCTTATGCATCTGACCACAACGATCTAGCGTAGATTTTAATTTTACAATGGGTTGCATGTTGCTGACCGTGTCTGCATATTCTCGAAATAAAAACACGCGTCGTTATTCACAGTTTGTTACAGCCGCGGGCGATTCCCCATTGCATTACCATGTCATCTTTCAATTCCCTCTGGACGAGATGCCCGGCACGATGGGCCTGATGAATATTTACCAGAGGCACTACGGCACCCCGCAAAGCCAGATGTATTCATCCACAAGACGCATCAGAATATTGATGGTTTTTCACCTAGAGGAAGGCAGCACTGGTCGGCCTGACCTACCGTAAATGCATGTTAACTCAAGGAGGAACTAGTGCAAATGTGCTTACCTACAGCTGATATGGATTAATGGCAAATCTGCCAAGTAATGTTGTCAACAGAAAACTGCGTGGTAATGGCAAAGGAATGTTCCCGTACAGGAAAATTTACATCTAAGGTAATGTCAACTCATCTCTCTTAGGTGTTTTGAGCTTTGATATTCGATACAGAAATTAGCATTTAAATAAGAGTTCAGTGTTAACAGTTTAATCCGGTTTCATCCACCATTAGCTTCAGTTTAGAAATCAACCTGCAAAATTCGAAAACCTGCAGAATCGGAGGGTAAGTCAtaagccagagacagagaggagcACAGTCTTTTAATTACAAAACAGCTTGATCAGTGGTGGGTTGAGTGTTTATGATTTCCTGTCAGGACTTTTTGGTGTCCTCTGAGCACGAGCTAACTAAAATTCTTCAGTCAGGTGTAATGATGTGTCGTAATAAGATCTATAATTCACTTTTGATTACCTGGTAAGTGCATGGTCCAAAATCattcaatgaaaataaaaaaaatacatttgtattAATAATGAAGATAATGAAAGGAACTACCGGACAAGCTGATATCGAAttctttaaataacttttcatcTCTCCTTTGGTCAGAGAATGCCtcaggtttccttttctttttctttgaagAAGAAGATTGGGATCAACAATGGAACTTTCTGAGCCAACATGGGGTTCGTCTCCCATTCGTTTTGGGAAACTCACCCATGGTCTCTTGCAAGCCAGAGTCATCGGGATGATTCCCTGCCGCCTTAATTATCCGTATCCATTTGTCTTAGTGAATCCTCGGTCTCTACTATTAATTCCAGGATTTTAGGCAGCAGAACAACTGGATAGGGATGGTACTCCATGGCAATGTATAATATTATTACTTTTTATGGGtaacactgttgcttcacacccagAGGGTTGTGCATTCAAATCCCATCACCTTTCCATGTATATGGAGATtgaatgttcttcccatgtcatgtgggtttcctctcACAGTTCAAATGCATGCAGTTAGGTTAACTGCTGCATCTAAATTACCAGTAGGCGATTTGTTAATAGGGGGTATGGCCCAATGGGGGCACGCATCTGACTACACCCAACTAatcaacacacgcacacacacacaccataaccATCACTGTGAAATATGTAATTAAATCAGggaaaaatacaattttacaaaaaaactattttatTTGGACCCATAATCCCATCCATATTCTGAAATTCTTTCAAATTTCCCAGATTCTAAGCAATTGTGCCTCGTCAACCTGAATCCTGCAGAAACAGGTGGTTGTAAAATTGCTGCAGGTGGAGGAGAGCAGAGGAAAAATAAACAACAGGTCCAAGGATTTATCTAGCATTAAGCAGAAGGGTGATCAGAGCACACACAGCACTCTCTCTGCTGGGGTGGACGGGGAGCAGGTTAACAAgggagcatttttaaaattttgctAACACTGGGGAAAACATCCATATAATCGGCTCACGTACTGTagcatgtgagtgtgtgagttaGCTGCGTGTGGTGAACGGGCATCTCATCCAGAAAGTTCTCCAGCTTCGTGGGCTATTCTGCCTGGGATTCGCTCCAGGTCCCCTCCAGAAACACAGTAGTGCTTAAACGATTAGATATGGAAGGAtggatattattattacatttaatttcatcattattattaaagaCCAAGTGTGACAGAAATATGGTGGTGACCTAGGGGGTAGCTGCATCGAGAATTCAAAAgcttttctttctttgaaaGAGGTTTTTCATCCTTTATTTCTTACACTTCTTCTCTGCTATAGATTGCATTATGCATAGTGCATTATGAACGTACCTGATTAACTGGATGGGACTTCTAATTATGTGCACTGTAGGGGTGACTATAAATAATGATACTGTGCTACTGTAGTAAATGACAGATAAAACAGTGAACACGCTGAATGGCTCCATCATGCAGCGATAGAAGTGTAAAACAGCTGCATAATTCATTACTTAGACCTGATCTAGAGGACTGTGTTCTTGATTTATCATCATAAAAGGGAATTTTTACAGGTTTAAAGAGACCAGAAGAGAGTAAAAATTGTCTCAGCTCTACGTGGGATGAACTAAGAAAATGCAATGTTTTCActtgaaaatattttttcctgAAATATCCAGGTAAATAAACGCAACTCTGTGAGTTAGTGTTTACCTCCAAAGTCGGGGGTACAGCTCCTGTTCCCAACTCGGAGTGCATGGACTTTTATATGCTTCTCCTGTGTCTGCATGAACTTCTTTCAGGTGCTCTGGTTTCTTCCCAAACTCCAAAGGCATGCATTTACATCACTTGGCACCTGTAAGTGTCCCATAATGTGTGTGCAAaccctacgatgggctggcatcctgtctacaGTGTCCTCTGACTTTTGTTTCCTAGGATAGCTACCATCCATTTTAGGAGATTGATAGATTCAGGCATAAAATATGGCCAAAGTAAATCTCCGGAGATCATTTACAGGATGAATAGATTAGATATTAGACACTATTAAGCAACTGAACAGGAGGTCTAGGCCAAACGGTCCTTTCTTTTTTATGTTCGGGTTGCAAATCATGGCCAGACACTTTGATTAAGCCATACAGGTGCATCTCCTTCATCGGCATCTAGATGAAGGCCCCCAGAACATGATTTTGCTCTCACAAATTTAAATAGGGACGAGTCAGTCACAATTCATGAATAGTAATTGAGCACATTTCATCAGTCCGTTTCAGATTTTCTGATGAATGCAAATGAACATGTTGTGTATCAGCACTcctgtatgtaaatgtatagCGCCTGTTGCTGAGGGGCCTGTTTTACTGACATCTCCTGCTAATGATTGTTCATTTCCCATGGGACACTGTGGTAGCAGTTTTAGTTGCATCACCATCATAATTTGAAAACCAtctgcatgattttttttttcctttagaaCAGTAAGACTTCATTTCACGAAAGAGATTTTTTCATCCAGGTTGctgaaggagcctcttcattTTTCCATATCACTCAGCCACTCTCCCATGCGGCCTCTGCGAGACGGATGTGAGCCCATGAGCTGCTTCAGACCTCATCAGATGTGCATAAATTGTAGAATGACTATGGATGACTTTCTATGGAGAATCCCAGAATCCTTCTTAACTTTGCTTGGTTGTTGCCATGGCTACACATCAATGCCAGAAAATGCTTGGTGGCAACTTATTGGTTTCCAGTTTTTTCATCCAAGACTTGTCGATCTCATTACTTCATCTTGCGTCCACCGCTGATCTGACGATCACATTATCTTCATGTGCCTTATTGCCTGGTCTGTTTTAATTTGCGTCACACCCAGTTGCACACGGGATGATGGGATCAGGCTCTTAAGGATAGGTGATACATCACGCCAAGCCGACCAATCTCCACCTCCCTCTGAGTGCGTGTGCACTCTGTCACGGGGcggttcgggtggacaggcgattgtgcgggcggtggttcagaaaaccaggcaaacgagcaggatcggggtaatcggggtttattcgggacaaggagacacgggaggcgagggaccaccaacaccatgtgcacagatcacgtaatgacggacaacgatcacaggcaagactcagacttaaatacacaggactgatcacagtaatcggacataggtggaaacaatcagggaaacacacgttggcaagcaggggggcgtggcacacatgaggagccgacgagcagggcatgacagaacccccccccaaaggcgcgcttcaccgggcgcgccagggaggaggcgacagacggaacACGGGAACCCGGACCTGGAACCAAACGGAACAATCACCGAAGCACAGGAAACAAAACTGAGACGCAGAACACGGCAAGGGACAAGACGTAAGACAGGACttgacaaagggcagggaacgcagagagacagactagaaagggcggaacagagggaacaggcggaacaaaaggagcgggagtgacgtgagggaacgacgggaaaccaggaaccgagcggggcagaacaaagggaccaggaacagaggacggcgggacaaaggcaggcgggataggggcaggaaagggagagaaggagggggaaccaaggggagcccgtgggagccccagcgggcgacgggaggcagccggaggggccgcaggcggccgggaggccggagccggaggggacctcggaggggccgaggagacagggcgagggacccgcggaggggccagggaggaagcaggagggagcaccggggaaggggacgagggagcaggaggggcccacggcgaaggcccggaggaggggggagccgcagcaggcggcgacgtccggcggagggccggaggtaggggccccgcaggcaaccgaggagccgccgtcggggagcccgcaggcgaccgaccaggcaccggaggggggagcgaggcagggtgacgaggcatcggagggggacccgcaggcgacagctgacccggagggccaggacctgcaggcgcccaccgagccagagcgcaggcgagggagggcgagccagggggcagggcgggagggaccccagtccgccgtctgtgtcccctccctctgcgggacacagacataccgacccccggtcggggtcgatgtcgccggggtgagggtgaaggagtcacaggagcggggccagggacaggagcggggccagggacaggagcggggccagggacaggagcggggccagggacaggagcggggccagggacaggaaccgggtcagcaggcggagggggcgcctcgggagctgctgcagcgcggtcagggggcgcctcgggagctgctgcagcgcggtcagggggcgcctcgggagctgctgcagcgcggtcagggggcgcctcgggagctgctgcagcgcggtcagggggcgcctcgggagctgctgcagcgcggtcagggggcgcctcgggagctgctgcagcgcggtcagggggcgcctcgggagctgctgcagcgcggtcagggggcgcctcgggagctgctgcagcgcggtcagggggcgcctcgggagctgctgcagcgcggtcagggggcgcctgcccgggagctgcagcaggcggctgcagagggggcgcctgcccgggagctgcagcaggcggctgcagagggggcgcctgcccgggagctgcagcaggcggctgcagagggggcgcctgcccgggagctgcagcaggcggctgcagagggggcgcctgcccgggagctgcagcaggcggctgcagagggggcgcctctgcaggaacaggagcacggtcaggaacaggagctggctgcagtgggggcgcctgcccgggagctgcagcaggcggctgcagtgggggcgcctgcccgggagctgcagcaggcggctgcagagggggcgcctctgcaggaacaggagctggctgcagtgggggcgcctgcccgggagctgcagcaggtggctgcagtgggggcgcctgcccgggagctgcagcaggcggctgcagagggggcgcctctgcaggaacaggagcacggtcaggaacaggagctggctgcagtgggggcgcctgcccgggagctgcagcaggcggctgcagtgggggcgcctgcccgggagctgcagcaggcggctgcagagggggcgcctctgcaggaacaggagctggctgcagtgggggcgcctgcccgggagctgcagcaggtggctgcagtgggggcgcctgcccgggagctgcagcaggcggctgcagagggggcgcctctgcaggaacaggagcacggtcaggaactggaggtggctgcagtgggggcgccggcccgggagctgcagcgcggtcaggaactggaacacggtcaggaacgggagctggctgcagtgggggcgcctgcccgggagctgcagcaggcggctgcagtgggggcgcctgcccgggagctgcagcgcggtcag contains:
- the LOC125718530 gene encoding uncharacterized protein LOC125718530, which codes for MPIETTRRRGNQGEPVGAPAGDGRQPEGPQAAGRPEPEGTSEGPRRQGEGPAEGPGRKQEGAPGKGTREQEGPTAKARRRGEPQQAATSGGGPEVGAPQATEEPPSGSPQATDQAPEGGARQGDEASEGDPQATADPEGQDLQAPTEPERRRGRASQGAGREGPQSAVCVPSLCGTQTYRPPVGVDVAGVRVKESQERGQGQERGQGQERGQGQERGQGQERGQGQEPGQQAEGAPRELLQRGQGAPRELLQRGQGAPRELLQRGQGAPRELLQRGQGAPRELLQRGQGAPRELLQRGQGAPRELLQRGQGAPRELLQRGQGAPRELLQRGQGAPARELQQAAAEGAPARELQQAAAEGAPARELQQAAAEGAPARELQQAAAEGAPARELQQAAAEGAPLQEQEHGQEQELAAVGAPARELQQAAAVGAPARELQQAAAEGAPLQEQELAAVGAPARELQQVAAVGAPARELQQAAAEGAPLQEQEHGQEQELAAVGAPARELQQAAAVGAPARELQQAAAEGAPLQEQELAAVGAPARELQQVAAVGAPARELQQAAAEGVPLQEQEPGQEQEHGQEQELAAVGAPARELQQAAAVGAPARELQRGQELEHGQEQELAAVGAPARELQQAAAEGAPALELQVAAVGAPALELQQVAAVGAPARELQQAAKAAAAQAAAAQAAAAKAAMAAARERGPPAMAAARERGPPAMAAARERGPQVAGAAAPARGLTPSGAGSAA